In one Winogradskyella sp. MH6 genomic region, the following are encoded:
- the dnaG gene encoding DNA primase, whose translation MISQNTISQVFETARVEEVIGDFVQLKKAGSNFKGLSPFSEERTPSFMVSPVKQIWKDFSTGKGGNAITFLMEHEHFTYPEAIRYLAKKYNIEIEETERTDEEKEQANAKESLYLVSEYANEYFQKVLQKTDQGQAIGKSYFKERGFTEDTIKKFQLGYSLDEWQAFTNDALGKGYKLEFLEKTGLTIVKDERRFDRFKGRVMFPIHSMSGRVLGFGGRILTNDKKAAKYLNSPESDIYHKSKVLYGLFFAKKTIAKEDNCFLVEGYTDVIQFYQTGVKNVVSSSGTALTSEQIRLINRLTNNITVLFDGDAAGIRASIRGIDLILEQGMNVKVCTFPDGEDPDSFAKSNTLEELTEYLNENAKDFIQFKASLLVKEANNDPIKKAETIRDIVNSIAKIPDAIKREIYIRECASIMDISENVLFSTLAQINKKEFQEANKQHKQEQRAFDVVKSEQQKKPKIDVQYELERKIIEILMLYGDRTEQFEDLILKEDEVSGDLILEPAIHEARVFEKIYLDLQEDEMMFSNEKFKALYYSIIDRLNQDENFSTKNFINQLDQESATEVTSILMEDEKYNLHDWQRNHIIPKEKEHSISQLVSQTILSLRCYLIDQKVAEYKNETLRENVDTRSVMEDVKDYLGLKMLLSRKLGKVIGG comes from the coding sequence ATGATTTCACAAAACACCATATCACAAGTTTTTGAAACTGCTCGCGTAGAGGAGGTCATTGGCGATTTTGTGCAGCTAAAAAAAGCTGGTAGCAACTTTAAAGGGCTCAGTCCGTTTAGTGAAGAGCGTACGCCAAGTTTTATGGTATCTCCTGTAAAGCAAATCTGGAAAGATTTTTCAACAGGCAAGGGTGGGAATGCCATTACCTTTTTAATGGAGCATGAGCATTTTACCTATCCAGAGGCTATACGTTACTTAGCTAAAAAGTACAATATAGAGATTGAGGAAACTGAGCGTACAGACGAGGAAAAGGAACAAGCCAATGCCAAAGAAAGTTTGTATTTGGTAAGTGAGTATGCTAATGAGTATTTTCAAAAAGTATTACAAAAAACAGACCAAGGGCAAGCCATTGGTAAAAGTTATTTTAAAGAACGTGGTTTTACCGAAGATACCATTAAAAAGTTTCAACTTGGTTACTCGCTAGATGAGTGGCAAGCCTTTACGAACGATGCTTTGGGTAAAGGTTACAAACTAGAGTTCTTAGAAAAAACAGGACTCACCATTGTTAAGGACGAAAGACGTTTCGATAGGTTTAAAGGTCGCGTTATGTTCCCTATTCATAGTATGAGTGGGAGAGTGCTTGGTTTTGGTGGCAGGATTTTAACCAACGATAAAAAAGCAGCAAAGTATCTCAATTCACCAGAGAGCGATATTTATCATAAAAGTAAGGTGCTTTATGGTTTGTTTTTTGCTAAGAAAACCATAGCAAAAGAAGACAATTGCTTTTTGGTAGAAGGCTATACAGATGTTATTCAGTTTTACCAAACTGGTGTAAAAAATGTAGTGTCTTCTTCTGGTACAGCATTAACCTCTGAGCAAATTCGACTCATTAATAGGCTTACTAATAATATTACAGTGCTTTTTGATGGTGATGCGGCAGGTATAAGAGCCTCTATTCGCGGTATAGATTTAATTTTGGAACAAGGTATGAATGTGAAGGTCTGCACCTTTCCAGATGGAGAAGATCCAGACAGTTTTGCAAAGTCTAATACCTTAGAAGAGCTTACCGAATATCTCAATGAAAATGCTAAGGATTTTATTCAGTTTAAAGCATCACTTTTAGTTAAAGAAGCGAACAACGATCCTATTAAAAAAGCGGAAACCATAAGAGATATTGTTAATAGCATTGCTAAAATTCCTGATGCTATTAAGCGCGAAATTTATATTAGAGAATGTGCCTCTATCATGGATATTAGCGAAAATGTATTGTTTAGTACATTGGCGCAAATCAATAAGAAAGAGTTTCAAGAGGCAAATAAGCAACACAAACAAGAACAGAGAGCTTTTGATGTTGTAAAGAGTGAACAGCAAAAGAAACCAAAGATTGATGTTCAGTATGAATTAGAACGAAAGATTATTGAAATCTTAATGCTTTATGGAGATAGAACCGAGCAGTTTGAAGACCTAATCTTAAAGGAAGATGAGGTGTCTGGCGATTTAATTTTAGAGCCAGCTATCCATGAGGCACGTGTGTTTGAAAAAATATATTTAGACCTTCAAGAAGACGAAATGATGTTTTCTAATGAAAAGTTTAAAGCGTTGTATTATTCTATCATCGATAGATTAAACCAAGATGAAAATTTTTCAACCAAAAATTTTATCAATCAATTAGACCAAGAATCTGCTACCGAAGTTACTAGTATTTTAATGGAGGATGAAAAATACAACCTACACGATTGGCAACGAAATCATATTATACCAAAAGAAAAGGAACATTCGATTTCCCAGTTGGTAAGCCAAACAATCTTGAGTTTGCGCTGTTATCTTATAGACCAAAAAGTAGCGGAATATAAAAACGAAACCTTAAGAGAAAACGTAGATACGCGTTCGGTAATGGAAGACGTAAAAGATTATCTAGGTCTTAAAATGCTTTTGTCTCGTAAACTTGGTAAAGTTATTGGCGGCTAA
- a CDS encoding response regulator, with protein MIRILIVDNHPIVRTGLELFLNSKPDLKVVGKLSSGIEIFEFVRRHEVDVIISEIDLPELNGITALRAIKKENKSVNVLMFSHQPEEIYAISTLKAGASGYLNKTADVEAIEAAVRKIHGGEVSLSEKMDKHLRYEDTRKSKSRMFKKLSTREVEVLKLLSIGRKNKEIAEELDINEKTVSTYKARLFKKLNVNNIVDLIHQAKHHNLT; from the coding sequence ATGATACGTATTTTGATTGTTGACAATCACCCTATCGTAAGAACAGGCTTAGAATTGTTCTTAAACAGTAAACCCGATTTAAAAGTTGTAGGTAAACTAAGTAGCGGTATAGAAATTTTTGAATTTGTAAGACGTCATGAAGTTGATGTTATTATATCTGAAATTGACTTGCCTGAACTTAATGGCATTACAGCTCTTAGAGCTATTAAAAAAGAAAATAAATCGGTTAATGTATTGATGTTTAGCCATCAACCTGAAGAAATCTATGCCATTAGTACGCTCAAAGCCGGAGCCTCTGGTTACTTAAACAAAACTGCCGATGTAGAAGCCATAGAAGCTGCTGTTAGAAAAATACATGGTGGTGAAGTGTCTCTGAGTGAAAAAATGGATAAACATTTACGTTACGAAGATACTCGTAAGAGTAAAAGCAGAATGTTTAAAAAGCTATCTACTAGAGAGGTTGAGGTTTTAAAACTTTTATCAATAGGTCGTAAAAACAAGGAAATTGCGGAAGAGCTTGATATTAATGAAAAAACAGTAAGCACTTACAAAGCCAGACTTTTTAAAAAGCTTAATGTGAATAATATTGTAGATTTAATTCATCAGGCAAAGCATCATAACTTAACATAA